AGCGGGGTGCTGTTAGCTCAATCGCCGCTTGCCGGCATGGACACGTGGCCCACGGCATAGGCTTGACCGACGTCCGGCGACGGCGGCGGCAGATCGCGCCAAAGCCGCAGGCGCAGCAGGTTCCAGCCGTGCGGCTCGTAGGCGCTCACCGTGGCCAGCGCGCCTGCGGCAAGATCGCCCCTCGCCCGCTCTGACTCGCGTTCGCCCAGCGTTTCGAGCGCGTCGGCCTCGGAGATCGCGGCGATCTCGCGCCGGGCGTAGCGGGCGCCGCGCAGGTCTGCGTGCAGATGCGCAGCGCACACCGTCCACAGTTGTACCGCAGGCCGTCCGAACGACGCGGTCAGCGCGCGGAACGCGGCGCCGGCGAGGAAATCGCGCATCGCCTCGGCATCGCGCCACAGATAGAACGGCGCATACAGGTTGCTGTAGCTGGACAGCGCGCGATCGCCGCGATCGGCACTGAGGTAGGCCTTGAACGCCAGTCCCGGCAGGCCGTCCAGCAGCGGTCCCTTGTCGGCGATGCGGCGCTGGATGATGGCCATGTCGTAGTCGGCCGGCAACGCGATGCTGTACTGCATGGCGATCATGCGTCGTTCTCCGCTGCCACGATCCCGGCACGGCCGCCGCCGAAGGACCAGTCCTGCGCTTCGGTGGTGACGATGTTCACCATCACGTCTTCCGCTGCGATGCCCGGCGCGATCGCCAGCAGCTCCACCA
This sequence is a window from Xanthomonas sp. CFBP 8443. Protein-coding genes within it:
- a CDS encoding DUF4865 family protein; this translates as MIAMQYSIALPADYDMAIIQRRIADKGPLLDGLPGLAFKAYLSADRGDRALSSYSNLYAPFYLWRDAEAMRDFLAGAAFRALTASFGRPAVQLWTVCAAHLHADLRGARYARREIAAISEADALETLGERESERARGDLAAGALATVSAYEPHGWNLLRLRLWRDLPPPSPDVGQAYAVGHVSMPASGD